The Argiope bruennichi chromosome 9, qqArgBrue1.1, whole genome shotgun sequence genome contains a region encoding:
- the LOC129985349 gene encoding acetylcholine receptor subunit alpha-like: MEMALERTRYSLFTFIIALIWINVCVKQICCEPDTTTQMQKVKEKILKNYDKYIRPTNGTNTTEVHTAFMPRQIIEFNEDLAIFSVDSYLFMTWLDPRLQWNTTDYNGYLQLPASMIWVPDITVHNSHSQSVNPTQEVLVAFDQTGRVWWVPPILTQTSCSALTAASADKVECVIAVGSWMHDGWEIDFQHSEWLILDEFENINPRWELIESEARVFRNVTYYECCPEPYLSIQIFFPMRRRSVPAIDATRASCILVMLLTLSIFWLPPDSSKKVLLGGFLFFSLNVLLVYLGKDIQSPTLASSAVSFVKTTMYLVVLAILVQVFIIIKIASLSGPSRPSPTIIHFLTGPLGKYTCLRSPLSEDKVSLDRVQLKEDASTVESFTVRDEWKLVAAAVDRVFFVIIGIIMIAVHHL; this comes from the exons ATGGAGATGGCTTTGGAAAGAACCAGatattcattatttacttttataatagcATTAATATGGATAAATG TATGCGTGAAACAAATATGTTGCGAACCAGATACTACAACTCAGATgcagaaagtaaaagaaaagatccTGAAAAACTATGATAAATATATTCGACCGACGAATGGAACAAATACAACCGAAGTCCATACTGCTTTCATGCCTCGTCAAATCATCGAATTT AATGAAGACCTTGCCATATTTAGCGTGGACTCGTATCTATTTATg ACATGGCTAGATCCTAGATTACAGTGGAATACAACAGATTATAACGGTTATTTACAACTCCCAGCCAGCATGATTTGGGTTCCAGATATAACTGTACACAACag tCACAGTCAAAGTGTGAATCCTACTCAAGAAGTTCTTGTAGCTTTCGATCAGACTGGTAGGGTATGGTGGGTTCCACCAATACTCACTCAGACCTCCTGTTCAGCATTAACCGCCGCTTCTGCAGACAAAGTCGAGTGCGTCATTGCGGTCGGATCCTGGATGCATGATGGATGGGAGATTGACTTCCAGCACTCTGAATGGCTTATTTTAGacgaatttgaaaatataaatcccAG ATGGGAACTCATTGAATCCGAGGCTAGGGTTTTTCGAAACGTAACTTACTATGAGTGCTGTCCTGAACCTTACTtgagtattcaaatttttttcccgaTGAGACGACGATCTGTGCCAGCCATAGATGCTACCAGGGCTTCTTGTATTCTGGTCATGCTCCTCACACTTTCTATCTTCTGGCTGCCCCCTGATTCTTCCAAGAAAGTTTTACTTGGCGGattccttttcttttctctcaatGTCCTTTTGGTATATTTAGGCAAAGATATCCAATCGCCCACTCTAGCTTCTTCAGCAG tatcaTTTGTGAAAACGACTATGTACTTGGTTGTTTTGGCAATTCTCGTTCAAGTCTTCATTATCATCAAAATTGCTTCTTTGTCTGGCCCTTCTCGTCCGTCTCCAACTATTATACATTTCCTGACAGGACCACTTGGCAAATATACTTGCTTGAGATCGCCATTATCAGAAGACAAAGTATCACTGGATCGTGTGCAACTAAAAGAAGATGCTTCCACTGTCGAATCTTTCACTGTCAGAGACGAGTGGAAACTTGTGGCGGCTGCAGTTGATAGGGTTTTCTTCGTCATTATTGGTATAATAATGATTGCTGTGCACCATTTGTAA